The DNA region TTGGAACCGACCCACTCATAGGTCACCACATCGTCCTTGACCGTATTCAGGTACTTGACGGTCAGCGTGGTGCCCGGCCGGTCCGGCGGGAGCACACCGTCGACGACGCCGTCCACTTCCGGCTCCGGCAGTTCCAGGCGCGGTTCGCCGACCTGCAGCGGCGCCAGGTGCAGGGATTCGCGGATGGCGTGGGTGGCATTGACCTGGTTCAGCGTGCCCAGCACGGCGTCCTCGATCAGCAACTGGTAATAGAGTTCCAGGGTGCCACCCTTGATGGGCGTGAGGTGCTCGCCCGCGACCGTGATGAACAGCGATTCACCGGCCTCGATCTCGCCATTGCTGATCGGACGCAGCCCCAGGTCGGGCAGGTAGGTGCCGAAGTCTGGCCGGGTGCCGAGCCAGAACAGCTTGATCGCCTGGCCGGCGGCGAACGATTTGTCGAACGGGATTTCGATACGCGTGCGCGGCAGCTCCGGGTCGATGGCGCCTTGCTGGGCGTCCTCGGCGATCGGCGCCTTGAGGCGCTGGATTTCGCCGATGACGCGGACGAATTGGCCCTTGGACTGCAGGTCGGGAGTGCCATCGGTTTTTTTCAGGCGATAGGAAAACACCACCTGGGTCTTGGCCAGTTGCTTGAGCACCGCGTTGGGCACTTTCAGCTCGGGGATGCTCGGGACATTGGTCAGTGGTTCGCCCTGGATCTCGAGGTCGACCGGTGCGCCCTCCACCGGGGTGCCCCTGACCCGAACGAAGATGATGTCGCCCAGCTTGAAGTTGTTGTCCACGGCCAGGATCTGCGCGGTCGCATCCTTGTCGCCCAGTTTGTCGACGTCGAGTACGTTGTTCTGGGCGTCCTTGACGATGGGCGCGGTGAGGCGCGTCTGGTCGACGCCGACCACCACCCGCTGCTCGGCGCACCAGTCTTCGGAGCGGTTTTCGACCACGTCGTAGACTTCGAAGGCCACGGCCAGGCCGCTGCTGTCCGAATCGCCCGCGGCACGAATGGTGGCTTCGTCGACCAGCACGACAATGGGATTGTTCGCAGGGTCCTTAACCTGAGCCTCGGTCAGCGGCTCGCTGAGGACAAACTTGCCACCCCAGGTCACCTGGATCACATCGCCCAGCGCCATGTTTGGGTAAGGCTGAATGGTGATCGGCACCCCGGCGGTGACGTTGTCCTTGTCGATGCCGCCGTCGAGGATCTCCTTCGGGATGGTCATGTGCAGTTCGGAATGGCCGGGCGTGTCGCCATTCTGGTCCTGGCCACCGGGCCGGGTGAGCTTGACGTACACCTTCATGACCTCGGAAGGCTCCGGCGTGCTGCCCAGGCGGGTGACACTGTACGACACGTGATGGACACCGTCGGCGATTCGCGCCGCCGGGATGAACAGCGTCAGCTCCGTGTCCTTCTCCTGCTGATCAACGGTCTCCTGCAACACCTGGTTGCTGGCGCCCCAGAAAATCACCAGCTTGTCGCCGACGGCCATGTTACCCCAGGGCCCGGCCTGGCATTGCAGGCCCTGGCGCGGGAAGTTGTCGAGCGCGGCGGCGATGTTGATGCCCCATTCGCCGGTGGGTAGGGGGCCGGTGCGGCCGGGGATTTTCAGTTCGCGCAGGACCAGCACGCTGCTGTCCGGGGAGAGGGGGGGTTGGCTGGTCATGGGGAGACTCCTGTCGGGGATAGGGATGACGGCGTTATTCAATGCCTGATGAGGTGGAGTTGGCTACTGTCAGAAATAACAGGTGAGCAGTGTTTCCAGACGAACGGTATTGCGCATTACCACCCGTCGGAATAAACCTCCGACCTGTTATTTCTGACAGTAGGCAGCTTTGTGGGAGTGCGCCTTAAATAAGGCCGTCAACCCTCTCAAGAGCTTCCACCATGAGCATTTTCAGCCCCCTCCTGTTTCCTCTGATCGAGCCCGGCACCGGTATCGGGTTGTTCGCGCTCAGGCCTTTGTTTATCGCAGGCATGACCCAGCCCGTGGTGGACGGCGACGGCGGTATCAACATTGCCGTGGTGAGCGACTATCCCGACGGCGTGCTGTGTGTCATCGATCCGTACATGGGCATGCAAGTCGGGGATCAGCACGATATTTTTTGGGGGCCAGAGAAGATCTGGCACAAGGAAGTCTTGCTGGAAGAACTCGATAAGCGTTTATTTTTTTACCTGCCGACGAAGGACATCATCCCCGGTTGGGTCGAAACCGTGCATTACCAATTGACCCGCAAGGGCTCGACCACACCCGATGACCCGTCGGTGCCGTTGCGGCTACTGGTCAAGCTCGACGAACCGGGTGGGGACGATAAATTTCCTCATCTGCCCGGCCATTCGGAGCTCAAGCCAGTCGGGATACCGGAGGATGTGAGGATAAACGGCGTCACCGCCGAATGGGCGGAAAAAGGTGTGCCGTTAACCGTACCGAAATATACGGGCATAAGGGTGCGCGACGTCATTTTTGTGTACTGGGGCAGCGTGCGTCTGCCACCTCACGTCGTTACCCAGGCCCAGGCCGATGGCATTGACCCCGTCATCGTTGTCGCGGATCAGGAGGCGATTCTCGCCGGGGGGGACAGCGCCGCACTACTGGTGGAGTACGAGGTGCGCGATGAGGTCTGGAACTGGTCGCAAAAGCGCTCTCTGAGCACCACGGTGCTGGTCGACGCCGGCGCCTGGCGGCTGGAACCGCCGATTATCAAGGAGTCGATCAATGGCGTGGTCGACCTGATCAAGCTGGGCAAAGCCAACGTCACGGTACAGATTCATGTCCGTACGGACGATTTCGATATCGGCGATACCGTGGTGATGACCTGGATCGGCACGCCGGCTCATGGCGAGCAACTGGTTCACCGTAGCAAGCCCACGCCAATCGACAATATTCCGAGCGTCCTCGAGCTTGAGGTGCCGAACGCCGCTGTTCGCGCCATTGCCATGGGCAAGGCGGATGCTTCCTATGTGTTGACCAAAGCCGATGGCAGCCCGCCGTTGTCATCCAAGCGCACCTTTGCCAATGTGGTCGGTGAAATCTCACAGTTGCCGGCCCCGACCATTCGCGAAGTCATCGGCGATACGCTGGAACCCACGCAAGGCATGGCGACGGTGGACATCGGGCCTTCTCCGCTCATCAAAGGAGGGGACCTGATCAACCTGGTCTGGCTGGGAACCAAATCCAACAGCCAGCCGTACCTGCATGAAATACCGCACCTTGTCAGCGATGGCGAGGCCGGAAAAACCATCACGCTGTACGTGGAAGCGGAGCACATCAAGGTGCTCGAAAACGGCAAGCTCAACCTGTTTTACCGGGTCTCCAATGATAAGTCGGCGCTCTATGGCGTCAGTGAGTCCGAGCATGCGTTCTACAACGTCGAGCGCATTCGCGCCGAGTTGCCGGCGCCTAAGGTGGTAGAAGCCCCGGACGACTTTCTTGACCCGGCGTGGGTGCCTGACAGCGCTACCTTGCGCATTGGTTACCTGGGGACAGCGGCAGGCGATGTGTTGACATATTACTGGAACGGGCCAACTGCCGCCGGCAGCACCAGCGACTGGATACCGATCACCACCATCATCGCTGGTAAACCGGTGGATTTTCGCATCGACGAGCAATTCATTACGCGGAATTTGAATCAGCAGGTCGAAGTGCGCTACACCCTCTTGCGTGCGGCTACGGGTAAGCACAGCTATTCGGCGGTGTTGGAGTTGTATGTGGGTAAGGAGGTTAAGCCGAGCATCGACAAGGTCACCGACTCGCAGTTGCGGGATATCGCCAACCGCGGCACGACCGTCGATACCACGGTGATCCTGACGGGCAAGGCGACACCTAACCTGAAGGTCATCATTACCGATAACGACGCTCTGCCGCAGACGGTCGAGGTCGGGCCCGACGGGATCTGGACCTCGACCCGTACGGGGTTGACCCTGACCGCGCACAACTTTGTTGCCAAAGCAGCCTATGGCTCCGGGGTGGAGTCGCCTGCCTGGGGCGTGAATGTAGTGGCAGAGGTGCAGCCGACCATCGACAAGGTCACCGACTCGCAGTTGCGGGATATCGCCAACCGCGGCACGACCGTCGACACNACGGTGATCCTGACGGGCAAGGCGACACCGAACCTGAAGGTCGTCATTACCGATAACGGCGCTCTGCCGCAGACGGTCGATGTCAAGCCCGATGGGAGCTGGACCTCGACCCGCACCGGGCTGAGCCGGACCGCGCACAGCTTCGTCGCGAAATCGGAATCGCTGGCGTCGGCGGCCTGGGTTGTAAATGTGGTGGCAGAGGTGCAGCCGACCATCGACAAGGTCACCGACTCGCAGTTGCGGGATATCGCCAACCGCGGCACGACCGTCGACACCACGGTGATCCTGACGGGCAAGGCGACACCGAACCTGAAGGTCGTCATTACCGATAACGGCGCTCTGCCGCAGACGGTCGATGTCAAGCCCGATGGGAGCTGGACCTCGACCCGCACCGGGCTGAGCCGGACCGCGCACAGCTTCGTCGCGAAATCGGAATCGCTGGCGTCGGCGGCCTGGGTTGTAAATGTGGTGGCAGAGGTGCAGCCGANNNNNNNNNNNNNNNNNNNNNNNNNNNNNNNNNNNNNNNNNNNNNNNNNNNNNNNNNNNNNNNNNNNNNNNNNNNNNNNNNNNNNNNNNNNNNNNNNNNNCGTCATTACCGATAACGGCGCTCTGCCGCAGACGGTCGATGTCAAGCCCGATGGGAGCTGGACCTCGACCCGCACCGGGCTGAGCCGGACCGCGCACAGCTTCGTCGCGAAATCGGAATCGCTGGCGTCGGCGGCCTGGGTTGTAAATGTGGTGGCAGAGGTGCAGCCGACCATCGACAAGGTCACCGACTCGCAGTTGCGGGATATCGCCAACCGCGGCACGACCGTCGACACGACGGTGATCCTGACGGGCAAGGCGACACCGAACCTGAAGGTCGTCATTACCGATAACGGCGCTCTGCCGCAGACGGTCGATGTCAAGCCCGATGGGAGCTGGACCTCGACCCGCACCGGGCTGAGCCGGGCAGGGCACAGCTTCGTCGCGAAATCGGAGTCGCTATCATCGGCGGCATGGACCTTGACCGTGGTGGCATTGGTCACACCGAGTGTTGCCGTCAGGGACCCGCAGGGGAATTCTATTGCCAACGGCGGCACGACCACGGCAACCACCGTGTATGTCGGCGGCAATGCGTCTATCAATACCACTGTCGAGGTTCGTGATAATGGTAGTCCGAAGCAGAACGCATCGGTCAACAGTATCGGTGGATGGGGGGAGATCAGTCTGTCGGTGGGGGTTGGTTTTCATAGCATTACGGCCAGAGGGCTTTATGGTAATAACCCGGTATCTCCGGCCCGGACCTTTACCGTAGTGGTTGATACCTGGCGGGACTCCATTACTGACTTCAGCAATGGGACCGCAGGTAACTGGCAAATAGGCCCTGCAGGTTTTCAAGGGCGTATTACGGGGGGGGTGTTTCATAACGATACGACAGCTCATACAGGGCATGCCGGAGTGTTGTTCAGTCAAACATTTAACTTCATGGCAGGACGAACCTACTCATTCAGCTATAGCGTTCGAAACTTTAGTCCGCTCGTAAACAATATACCGCCGATTTTTTCAGTCAGCACCGCCTCGAACCAACAGATACTTCCTGTCTATAGCGTCCCCAGGACAGGGCAATGGTATCAACAGAGTGCCAACTTCTCCGTTACCCAGACTGGAAATCAGCTAGTGCGCATAATGAGTCACCAGGACAGGGGCGGTGGCGGTGGCAGTGACGGAGGGAATGACTATCAGATAGATAACATCATAGTGAGAAGACTTTCCTGAAGCTTAAAAAGTAAATGAGCAGAAAAGGTGAAGGTTTATTTTTCCGACATGAAAAATAAACCTGCACCCTTGATTCCAGAGCCATGGAAATGTCCGGTGAATTTTCAGGGTTGCCGGTCGGAAGTGCCGCGACTGTCAGTCCGAGGCTAATCCAGGTGATAGCGGACTTGGTCGCTATGGCGCCAGTCCAGACTACACAGAATCCATAAACCCCTCTATTCCCCGCCCCCGCAAAAGTTGGAAGGCTTCTTGCAGTACCCGCTCTGCGCCTGCTTCAGGCGTCAAAAAGTTTGCTTTAAAGGAACGGGGAAAACCGGTGGATCGCTCTCAGTTATTCAACAGTGCTCGCACAAACGTTGCCGACTTAAGTCGAGGCAATCTGGGTGTGCCGTTGTTGCTGCTGGTCATGCTGGCGATGATGATGTTGCCGGTGCCGCCGTTCCTGCTGGACGTGTTCTTCACCTTCAACATCGCGTTGTCGATTGTCGTCTTGCTGGTCTGTGTTTACGCGTTGCGGCCGCTGGATTTCGCGGTGTTCCCGACCATTCTGCTGGTGGCGACCCTGTTGCGACTGGCGCTGAACGTGGCCTCCACGCGAGTGGTGATGCTCCACGGTCAGGACGGCCATGCCGCCGCCGGTAAGGTGATCCAGGCCTTCGGTGAGGTGGTGATCGGCGGCAACTACGTGGTCGGTATCGTTGTGTTCGCGATTTTGATGATCATCAACTTCGTCGTGGTGACCAAGGGCGCCGGGCGGATTTCCGAGGTGAGCGCGCGTTTCACCCTTGATGCGATGCCCGGTAAACAAATGGCCATCGACGCCGATTTGAACGCCGGTCTGATCGATCAGAACCAGGCCAAGCTGCGCCGGATGGAAGTGGCACAGGAAGCCGAGTTCTACGGTTCCATGGACGGTGCCAGCAAGTTCGTTCGCGGTGACGCCATTGCCGGCCTGCTGATTCTGTTCATCAACCTGATCGGCGGCATGGCGGTCGGTATCTTCCAGCATGGCATGAGCTTCGGCGACGCCGGCAAGGTTTACGCGCTGTTGACCATCGGTGACGGTTTGGTGGCGCAATTGCCATCACTGCTTTTATCTACAGCAGCAGCGATCATGGTGACCCGTGCTTCCGGTTCGGAAGACATGGGCAAGCAGATCAATCGCCAGATGTTCGCCTCGCCCAAAGCGTTGGCCGTGGCGGCGGGTTTGATGGCGGTGATGGGCCTCGTGCCGGGCATGCCGCACTTTTCCTTTCTCAGCATGGCAGCCCTGGCGGCCGGCGGCGCGTACCTGTTCTGGAAGAAGCAGAACGTGGTCAAGGTTCAGGCATTGCAAGAGGTCAAGCGTCAGCAGGAGCTGTTGCCATCGCCGGCCCGCGCTCAGGAAACCAAGGAGCTTGGCTGGGATGACGTCACTCCGATCGACATGATCGGCCTGGAAGTCGGCTACCGGCTGATTCCGCTGGTGGATCGCAATCAGGGTGGTCAGTTGCTGGCGCGGATCAAAGGTGTGCGCAAGAAGTTGTCCCAGGACCTGGGCTTCCTGATGCCGACCGTGCATATCCGTGACAACCTCGACCTGGCGCCGAGTGCCTATCGCCTGACCCTGATGGGGGTGATCCTCGCTGAGGCGGAGATTTACCCGGACCGCGAACTGGCGATCAACCCGGGGCAGGTCTACGGTACGCTCAATGGCATTACCGCCAAAGATCCGGCTTTCGGTCTGGAGGCGGTCTGGATCGAAATCAGCCAGCGTGCCCAGGCACAATCCCTCGGTTACACCGTGGTCGATGCCAGTACGGTAGTGGCAACCCACTTGAACCAGATTTTGTACAAGCACTCGAGCGAGTTGATCGGTCACGAAGAAGTGCAGCAACTCATGCAATTGTTGGCCAAAAGCTCACCAAAACTGGCCGAAGAGCTGGTGCCTGGTGTGGTGTCTCTGTCTCAGTTGCTCAAAGTATTGCAGGCATTGCTAGCCGAACAGGTGCCAGTACGGGACATTCGCAGCATTGCCGAAGCCATCGCAAACAATGCCAGCAAGAGTCAAGATACTGCCGCGCTGGTGGCCGCGGTGCGCGTCGGCGTATCCCGCGCAATCGTCCAAAGCATTGTAGGGACTGACTCCGAGCTACCAGTGATCACCCTGGAGCCAAGGTTGGAACAAATATTGCTCAATAGTCTTCAGAAGGCAGGACAAGGCTCGGAAGAGGGTGTTCTGCTGGAGCCAAGCATGGCTGAGAAACTGCAACGCTCGTTGATCGATGCGGCGCAGCGTCAGGAAATGCAAGGTCAACCGGTGATTCTGTTGGTAGCCGGTCCGGTTCGCGCGATGCTGTCGCGATTCGGCCGATTGGCAGTCCCGGGTTTGCATGTGTTGGCTTACCAGGAAATTCCTGACAACAAGCAAGTGACCATCGTTGCGACAGTAGGGCCCAACGGCTGAGGTAGTGGTTTATGCAAGTTAAGCGTTTTTTCGCCGCCGATATGCGTCAGGCCATGAAGCTGGTTCGTGATGAGCTGGGCGCTGATGCCGCTATCATTGGCAACCGCCGGATCGCCGGTGGGGTCGAGCTGACGGCTGCCCTGGATTACAAGTTGTCGGCGCTGGCTCCGCGCGTTCCGAACATGGAACTCGAAGACGAGCTGCGCAAGACCCAGTCGCGGATCGTCACCGCCCAGGCCGAACTGAGCCTGCGCAGCGATGGCGAGAGCGATAAGTCCACCAATCGCCAGTTGTTCGCCGGCCTGCCACTGACCGCCGCCGAGCCGCTGATCGAGCCGACCTACACCGAACCCCGTCGTCCAGTACCGGCTGCGGCACCTGCCTCCGGTGGCGTCGACCCACGGGCGTTCGACTCGATGCGTTTCGAACTCAACAGCCTGCGCGAACTGATGGAAGTGCAACTCGGCTCCCTGGCCTGGAATCAGCTGCAAGGCAGCCGTCCGGCCCAGGCCAATCTTTGGCGTCGCCTGCAACGCATTGGCCTGTCCGGCCCGTTGTCGCGCGATTTGCTGGCGCTGATTACCGATATTGAAGAACCTCGTCAGGCCTGGCGCATGTTGCTGGCACACCTGGCGCGGATGATCGTCACACCGGAAGTCGAGCCTCTGGAAGAGGGCGGCGTGATTGCCATGGTCGGCCCTGCCGGCATGGGCAAGACCACCACCCTGGCCAAACTCGCGGCCCGTTACGTGCTCAAGTACGGCGCGCAGAATATCGCGCTGGTCAGCATGGACAGCTACCGTATTGGTGCTCAGGAACAACTCAAGACGTTGGGCCGGATCCTCAATGTGTCGGTGACGCATGTCGATCCGGGCCAATCGCTGGTGCAGGCTCTGGAGCCTTTGCTGCGCAAACGCGTGGTGCTGATCGATACCGCGGGCCTACAGGCCAGCGATCCGGCACTGCGCATGCAGCTCGAAAGCCTGGCCGGTCGTGGCATCAAATCGAAAAATTATCTGGTCCTGGCAACCACCAGCCAGAAACAGGTTCTAACGGCCGCTTATCACAGTTACAAGCGTTGTGGGCTCGCTGGCTGCATCCTGACTAAACTGGATGAAACGGCAAGTCTGGGCGAGGTGTTGAGCCTGGCCATCAGTCATGAATTGCCGGTGGCTTACCTCACCGATGGCCCGCGGATTCCGGATGATTTGCATCTACCGCGTCGTCATCAGTTGGTCAGTCGCGCCGTCAGCGTGCAAATGCAAGAAGAACCCAGCGAAGAAGCCATGGCTGACATGTTCGCTGATATTTACCACAGCCCGACCAAGCAGGTCGGCTGAGGTATTAATGAACAGTTTTTGTACCTACATCGATGGTCTGCCATGCATTGTTCAGTTAGTGAACGCGCAGCCAGTAATGTGGCCTCCGTCTAAGTAAGACAAGGTAAAGAAAATTCATGGGCAGCATGCATCCCGTACAGGTGATCGCGGTGACCGGCGGCAAAGGTGGCGTCGGGAAGACTAACGTGTCAGTGAACTTGTCCCTGGCTCTAGCTGAGCTCGGTCGGCGCGTCATGCTGTTGGACGCCGATCTGGGGCTGGCGAACGTCGACGTCCTGCTGGGACTGACACCCAAACGTACTTTGGCCGACGTGATCGAAGGCCGCTGCGAGCTGCGCGACGTACTGTTGCAGGGCCCTGGCGGCATTCGCATCGTCCCGGCCGCGTCCGGCACACAGAGCATGGTTCATTTAAGCCCGGCCCAACACGCCGGCCTGATCCAGGCGTTCAGCGATATCGGCGACAACCTCGACGTGCTGGTGATCGACACCGCTGCGGGCATTGGTGACTCGGTCGTCAGTTTCGTCCGCGCAGCGCAAGAAGTCTTGCTGGTGGTCTGCGACGAACCGACCTCGATCACCGATGCCTACGCACTGATCAAACTGCTGAACCGCGATTACGGCATGAACCGCTTCCGCGTCCTGGCCAACATGGCCCAAAGTCCGCAGGAAGGGCGCAACCTGTTCGCCAAGTTGACCAAGGTCACGGATCGCTTCCTTGACGTCGCCTTACAATACGTCGGCGCGGTGCCTTACGACGAAAGCGTGCGTAAGGCCGTGCAGAAGCAGCGCGCCGTCTATGAAGCCTT from Pseudomonas sp. ACM7 includes:
- the flhA gene encoding flagellar biosynthesis protein FlhA — protein: MDRSQLFNSARTNVADLSRGNLGVPLLLLVMLAMMMLPVPPFLLDVFFTFNIALSIVVLLVCVYALRPLDFAVFPTILLVATLLRLALNVASTRVVMLHGQDGHAAAGKVIQAFGEVVIGGNYVVGIVVFAILMIINFVVVTKGAGRISEVSARFTLDAMPGKQMAIDADLNAGLIDQNQAKLRRMEVAQEAEFYGSMDGASKFVRGDAIAGLLILFINLIGGMAVGIFQHGMSFGDAGKVYALLTIGDGLVAQLPSLLLSTAAAIMVTRASGSEDMGKQINRQMFASPKALAVAAGLMAVMGLVPGMPHFSFLSMAALAAGGAYLFWKKQNVVKVQALQEVKRQQELLPSPARAQETKELGWDDVTPIDMIGLEVGYRLIPLVDRNQGGQLLARIKGVRKKLSQDLGFLMPTVHIRDNLDLAPSAYRLTLMGVILAEAEIYPDRELAINPGQVYGTLNGITAKDPAFGLEAVWIEISQRAQAQSLGYTVVDASTVVATHLNQILYKHSSELIGHEEVQQLMQLLAKSSPKLAEELVPGVVSLSQLLKVLQALLAEQVPVRDIRSIAEAIANNASKSQDTAALVAAVRVGVSRAIVQSIVGTDSELPVITLEPRLEQILLNSLQKAGQGSEEGVLLEPSMAEKLQRSLIDAAQRQEMQGQPVILLVAGPVRAMLSRFGRLAVPGLHVLAYQEIPDNKQVTIVATVGPNG
- the flhF gene encoding flagellar biosynthesis protein FlhF; this translates as MQVKRFFAADMRQAMKLVRDELGADAAIIGNRRIAGGVELTAALDYKLSALAPRVPNMELEDELRKTQSRIVTAQAELSLRSDGESDKSTNRQLFAGLPLTAAEPLIEPTYTEPRRPVPAAAPASGGVDPRAFDSMRFELNSLRELMEVQLGSLAWNQLQGSRPAQANLWRRLQRIGLSGPLSRDLLALITDIEEPRQAWRMLLAHLARMIVTPEVEPLEEGGVIAMVGPAGMGKTTTLAKLAARYVLKYGAQNIALVSMDSYRIGAQEQLKTLGRILNVSVTHVDPGQSLVQALEPLLRKRVVLIDTAGLQASDPALRMQLESLAGRGIKSKNYLVLATTSQKQVLTAAYHSYKRCGLAGCILTKLDETASLGEVLSLAISHELPVAYLTDGPRIPDDLHLPRRHQLVSRAVSVQMQEEPSEEAMADMFADIYHSPTKQVG
- the fleN gene encoding flagellar synthesis regulator FleN, giving the protein MGSMHPVQVIAVTGGKGGVGKTNVSVNLSLALAELGRRVMLLDADLGLANVDVLLGLTPKRTLADVIEGRCELRDVLLQGPGGIRIVPAASGTQSMVHLSPAQHAGLIQAFSDIGDNLDVLVIDTAAGIGDSVVSFVRAAQEVLLVVCDEPTSITDAYALIKLLNRDYGMNRFRVLANMAQSPQEGRNLFAKLTKVTDRFLDVALQYVGAVPYDESVRKAVQKQRAVYEAFPRSKCSLAFKAIAQKVDTWPLPANPRGHLEFFVERLVQQTAGPVL